In the Pedobacter cryoconitis genome, CGAAAGACATGTTGATCTATCAGCCCTTATCCGGAACTACAGGTGTGGACGGACAATGGAAAAATGGTGGTTTATCAAGAGATAAAGGAGTTGAAGTTGGGCTGAATTATAACAATCAGCCAGAGGCAGCATTCCAGTACAGCATCAATGCAACCTTCACTAAGATGAATAACAAACTGGTTTCTTTGCCAGGAGGTTTAACAAGTCAGGCGGTAAATTTTAATGTACGCGGTACACTGACCCCCGTTCTTTTACAAGTTGGAGAGCCTTTATATTCTTACTATGTAGTACAGACAGCAGGAATTTTCCAGTCGGATGCAGAAGCTAAAAATTACAAGAATGCGAGTGGAAATATGATTCAGCCGAATGCTAAAGCTGGAGATTTCCGTTTCGTCGATAGTAACAATGATGGTAAAATTGACAACAATGACCGTGTATTCAGAGGCAGTGCTTATCCTGATTTCTCTTATGGATTTAGCTTTAATGCCAGTTACAAAGGATTCGATCTGAATTTATTTGCACAAGGTGTAAAAGGCAACAAGTTATTTAATGCTTTGAAATATACAGGACTGAACGCAGGTAGTGGTCAGAATTACAACTTGCTGAAAGGTGTATTAGATGCATGGAGCCCAACCAATACAGGAAGCGGCCTTCCGCGCATATCAGCAAGTGATGCCAATGGGAACTTCTCTACCACGTCAGATTTCTACCTGGAAAGTGGTTCTTATTTAAGATTAAAGAGTGCAACCATAGGTTATACTTTCCCAAAAACCCTTTTAAAAGCAGCCAAAATAAGTAACCTGCGTCTTTACGTGACTTCTAATAACCTGTTTACAATTACTAAATATTCGGGTTTCGATCCTGAAGTAGGCATGGATCAGTATGGTGTAGATGTAGGCCGTTACCCACAAGCAAGAACATTCCTGTTTGGTGCAAGTCTGAATTTTTAATGCGTATTAATCAACAAAAATGAAAAAGAATTTACTCTACATATTAATAGCTGCTTTAACTATCGTTATCATCAGCTCTTGTAAAAAACAATTAGACATTACCCCTGAAGGGGCTCCTTCAAAAGGAAACTTCTGGAAAACCAGTACTGATGCGGTGAAAGGTGCCAATTCTATGTACGAACTGTATGACGATGAAAACTTTTACGGACGCGGTTTTTTCTGGTTTATTAACGCCAGTGATGACATGATTACCGGACGTGTAAAAGCTCAGGGCGATAACGTAAGAGACTTCAACTCTGCTTATATTGGTGGAGATTATACGGAAGGACAATGGAAAATGAGGTATGCGACTATTAAAAGAGCAAATGATGTGATTCGTTATGTGCCTTCAATTGATATGGATGCCACTTTAAAAAAGAGATTGATTGGCGAGGCCTATTTTACAAGTGGTTATATGTATTTTCAGCTAGCGTCCAATTATGGTAACGCTAAAGCCGGAGTACCTATTGTAACCAGGACAAATATGGATGATCCTAATCCGACACCAAGAGCAGCCAATGTAAACCTGAACTATGATTACCTGATCAGTGAATTACAACAGGCAGCAAATTATCTTCCTTATTTTGATCAGCTGGGCGCTGCAGATTATGGCCGTCCGCATAAAGTAGCTGCATGGGCAGTATTGTCTAAAGCCTTTTTGTATAAAAAGGATTACCCGAATGCAGAGAAATATGCTGATTCAGTAATCAATTTTGGTAAACGTGACCTGATGCCAAATTTTGCTGATGTATTTAAAGCACCAAATAACTGGGGACCTGAATATATCTGGTCGGCGGTCTCTACGCCTGCTGGTGCTGGTGGCTGGGGAAGTATTCTGCCGGGTGTGATGCTTGAAAATAAAGGTTGGGGAAAATACAATGGCTGGGGCTATTACGTT is a window encoding:
- a CDS encoding RagB/SusD family nutrient uptake outer membrane protein, with amino-acid sequence MKKNLLYILIAALTIVIISSCKKQLDITPEGAPSKGNFWKTSTDAVKGANSMYELYDDENFYGRGFFWFINASDDMITGRVKAQGDNVRDFNSAYIGGDYTEGQWKMRYATIKRANDVIRYVPSIDMDATLKKRLIGEAYFTSGYMYFQLASNYGNAKAGVPIVTRTNMDDPNPTPRAANVNLNYDYLISELQQAANYLPYFDQLGAADYGRPHKVAAWAVLSKAFLYKKDYPNAEKYADSVINFGKRDLMPNFADVFKAPNNWGPEYIWSAVSTPAGAGGWGSILPGVMLENKGWGKYNGWGYYVPTKELYDSYQPGDIRREATILKPGDHFMFFGADNVYASVNSLSGFQFRKYMDPFSFADPVGKHISPNGDHPTTDLNLPLLRFAEVLLIKAEAAIMQRGAGAGDTELNRIRVRAKLAAASGMTLADLKRERRSELAGEWADRHRDMVRWGDAAAAYAQPAHGFSGATVWPARKFNPQVHDVWAVPQKEIDNSGGVIKQNAGW